The region GGCGAGGTAGACGGGGGCGTTGGTGTGGATGAAGGGGAGAGTGACGAACTCCGTGAAGCCGCCGGTCTCCTGCTGGATCTCGGCCAGCAGCCGCAGATGGCCGAGCCAGTGGCGCGGCTGGTCGACATGGCCGTACATCATCGTCGAGGACGAGCGGATGCCCAGCTCATGGGCGGTCTTGATGACCTCGACCCAGGTGGCGGTGGGCAGCTTGCCCTTGGTGAGGATCCAGCGGACCTCGTCGTCGAGGATCTCGGCGGCGGTACCGGGGATGGAGTCCAACCCGGCGGCCTTGGCCTCGGTGAGCCACTCACGGATGGACAGGCCCGTACGCGTCGCGCCGTTGACGACCTCCATGGGCGAGAAGGCGTGCACATGCATACCGGGGACGCGTTCCTTGACGGCGCGCGCGATGTCGAAGTACGCCGTCCCGGGCAGGTCGGGGTGGATGCCGCCCTGCATGCACACCTCCACCGCCCCGACCTCCCACGCCTGCTCGGCGCGGTCGGCGACCTGGGAGAGGGAGAGGGTGTAGGCGTCGGCATCCGTGCGGCGCTGGGCGAACGCGCAGAAACGGCAGCCGGTGTAGCAGACGTTGGTGAAGTTGATGTTCCTGGTGACGATGTAGGTGACGTCGTCGCCGACGGTGTCGCGGCGCAGCTCGTCGGCGATGGTGCAGAGGGCGTCCAGGGCGGGCCCGTCGGCGTGCAGCAGCGCCAGCGCCTCCGCGTCGGTGAGCTTGGTGGGGTCGTCGGCGGCCTGCGACAGGGCCCCTCGTACGTCGGTTTCGATGCGCTCCGGCGCCATCCCGGGGGCGGCGGCCTCCCGCAGCGCCTCCCAGTCGCCGTAGACCTCGTCGAAGTCGTCGCGGCGGTCGGCGGTGCGGCCTTCGGTGTCGATGGTGCGGTGCAGGTCCGTACGGCCCGAGGAGCTCATCGTGAAGCCCTCGTCGGGCTCCTGCCAGGGGCGGCCCACCACGGGAGCGTCCTCCACCGCCAGGCCCGTCTCCGGGTCGGCGAGCGCACGCACATGGGGCAGCAGGCGGGGGTCGAGCCACGGCTCCCCGCGCTGGAGGAACTCCGGGTAGATGGGGAGCCGTTCCCGCAGCGCGAACCCGGAGGCGGCGCAGCGCTCGGTCAGCTCGTCGATCTGCGGCCAGGGGCGCTCGGGGTTCACATGGTCGAGGGTCAGCGGGGAGACGCCGCCCCAGTCGTCGATCCCGGCGGCGATGAGCAGCGCGTACTCGCCGTCGACGAGGTTGGGCGGCGCCTGGATGCGGGTCGAGGGGCCCATGATGTGCCGGGCAACCGCGATGGTCGCGGCCAGCTCCTCCAGTTCGGCGTCCGGCATTCCGCGCATCGCCGTGTCCGGTTTGGCGCGGAAGTTCTGCATGATCAGTTCTTGGATGCCGTGGTACGCGCGCTGGATACGGCGCAGCGCGAAGAGGGATTCGGCGCGCTCCTCGTACGTCTCGCCGATGCCGATGAGCAGCCCGGTGGTGAAGGGGACGTTGGAACGGCCGGCGTCCTCCAGGACGCGCAACCGGACGGCGGGCTCCTTGTCGGGCGATCCGTAGTGGGGGCCGCCGGGCTCGCTCCACAGCCGCTCGGCGGTCGTCTCCAGCATCATCCCCAGGGACGGGGCGACGGGCTTGAGCCGCTGGAAGTCCGTCCAGGACAGCACCCCGGGGTTGAGGTGCGGCAGCAGACCGGTCTCCTCCAGGACGCGGATCGCCATGGCGCGGACGTACGAGAGCGTGTCGTCGTAGCCGTGCGCCTCCAGCCACTCGCGGGCCTCGGGCCAGCGGTCCTCCGGCTTGTCCCCCAGGGTGAAGAGGGCTTCCTTGCAGCCCAGTTCGGCGCCGCGGCGGGCGATGTCCAGCACCTCGTCGGGCGACAGGAACATCCCGTGGCCGTCACGGCGCAGCTTGCCGGGGACGGTGACGAAGGTGCAGTAGTGGCACTTGTCCCGGCACAGCCGCGTCAGGGGGATGAAGACGCCGCGCGAGTACGTGATGACCCCGGGCCGTCCGGCGGCCTCCAGGCCGGCGTCCCGCACCCTGGCCGCGGAGGCGCACAGGTCCGTGAGATCCGCGCCGCGCGCCTGCAGCAGCACCGCGGCCTCGCCGGCGTCCAGCGCCACTCCGTCGCGGGCCCGCTT is a window of Streptomyces caniferus DNA encoding:
- a CDS encoding bifunctional FO biosynthesis protein CofGH — encoded protein: MTSSAQGPDQASDQGTDRETGAGPAAQDRPTANAMRRALKRARDGVALDAGEAAVLLQARGADLTDLCASAARVRDAGLEAAGRPGVITYSRGVFIPLTRLCRDKCHYCTFVTVPGKLRRDGHGMFLSPDEVLDIARRGAELGCKEALFTLGDKPEDRWPEAREWLEAHGYDDTLSYVRAMAIRVLEETGLLPHLNPGVLSWTDFQRLKPVAPSLGMMLETTAERLWSEPGGPHYGSPDKEPAVRLRVLEDAGRSNVPFTTGLLIGIGETYEERAESLFALRRIQRAYHGIQELIMQNFRAKPDTAMRGMPDAELEELAATIAVARHIMGPSTRIQAPPNLVDGEYALLIAAGIDDWGGVSPLTLDHVNPERPWPQIDELTERCAASGFALRERLPIYPEFLQRGEPWLDPRLLPHVRALADPETGLAVEDAPVVGRPWQEPDEGFTMSSSGRTDLHRTIDTEGRTADRRDDFDEVYGDWEALREAAAPGMAPERIETDVRGALSQAADDPTKLTDAEALALLHADGPALDALCTIADELRRDTVGDDVTYIVTRNINFTNVCYTGCRFCAFAQRRTDADAYTLSLSQVADRAEQAWEVGAVEVCMQGGIHPDLPGTAYFDIARAVKERVPGMHVHAFSPMEVVNGATRTGLSIREWLTEAKAAGLDSIPGTAAEILDDEVRWILTKGKLPTATWVEVIKTAHELGIRSSSTMMYGHVDQPRHWLGHLRLLAEIQQETGGFTEFVTLPFIHTNAPVYLAGIARPGPTTRDNRAVTAMARVLLHPHITNIQTSWVKLGTEGAAEMLRSGANDLGGTLMEETISRMAGSSYGSYRSIQDLIAIADHAGRPARPRTTTYAPVSEERRTAALASDGHLPELLPLVD